In a single window of the Nodularia spumigena CCY9414 genome:
- the hemF gene encoding oxygen-dependent coproporphyrinogen oxidase: protein MLTNSQTPTVETTPSQFLPGTDSQARVSQFMKQLQDEITQKLAELDGVGKFHEDSWERPEGGGGRSRVLRDGAVFEQAGVNFSEVWGSQLPPSILAQRPEAAGHGFYATGTSLVLHPRNPYVPTVHLNYRYFEAGPVWWFGGGADLTPYYPFAEDAAHFHNTLKQACDQHHPEYYPVFKRWCDEYFYLKHRDENRGVGGLFLDYQDGQGLLYRGPDPKGQAAIYSNEVGAPAPRSWEDLFALVQDCGRAFLPAYTPIVERRQGTEYGDRERNFQLYRRGRYVEFNLVYDRGTIFGLQTNGRTESILMSLPPLVRWEYGYQPEPNTPEAELYETFLKPQDWVNWTPSA from the coding sequence ATGTTGACTAACTCGCAAACGCCAACTGTAGAAACAACACCATCCCAGTTTTTACCTGGAACTGACTCTCAGGCTAGAGTCAGTCAGTTTATGAAACAGCTACAAGATGAAATTACCCAAAAACTGGCAGAACTGGATGGTGTAGGTAAGTTTCACGAAGATAGTTGGGAACGTCCGGAAGGAGGTGGCGGGCGATCGCGTGTGCTGCGTGATGGGGCAGTATTTGAACAAGCTGGGGTAAATTTTTCGGAAGTTTGGGGTTCTCAGTTACCTCCCTCAATTTTAGCCCAACGTCCAGAAGCCGCAGGGCATGGGTTTTATGCTACGGGTACTTCTCTGGTGTTACACCCACGCAATCCTTACGTCCCTACAGTTCACTTGAATTATCGCTATTTTGAAGCGGGGCCAGTCTGGTGGTTTGGTGGTGGTGCTGATTTGACACCTTATTACCCCTTTGCTGAGGATGCAGCGCATTTTCACAACACACTCAAGCAGGCTTGCGACCAACATCACCCAGAGTATTACCCAGTGTTTAAGCGCTGGTGTGATGAATATTTCTACCTGAAGCATCGGGACGAAAATCGAGGTGTTGGTGGTCTATTTTTGGATTACCAAGATGGCCAGGGTTTGTTATATCGCGGTCCAGACCCCAAGGGACAGGCGGCGATTTATAGTAACGAAGTGGGCGCACCAGCACCCCGCAGTTGGGAAGATTTATTTGCTTTGGTGCAAGATTGTGGTAGAGCATTTTTGCCTGCATATACGCCGATTGTGGAACGGCGACAGGGGACCGAATATGGCGATCGCGAACGGAATTTCCAACTTTATCGTCGCGGCCGGTATGTAGAATTTAACTTGGTTTACGACCGAGGCACGATTTTTGGACTCCAAACCAACGGACGGACAGAATCTATTTTGATGTCTTTACCCCCCTTGGTGCGTTGGGAATACGGTTATCAGCCAGAACCCAATACTCCAGAAGCCGAGTTGTATGAAACCTTCCTCAAACCTCAAGATTGGGTAAATTGGACACCCAGTGCTTAA
- a CDS encoding phage holin family protein, giving the protein MNIVTLLIVWVVTSISLLIISKLPLGVEVDSPRKAFLSAAVLGIVTAVVRPILSLIFTVPNLLTFDLLSGIFTFMIAVVCFSIAAWLVEGFRLRFGIWSAVLGAFALTIVNSLIYKLLGV; this is encoded by the coding sequence ATGAATATTGTGACGCTTTTAATTGTTTGGGTAGTAACATCTATCAGCTTGTTGATTATTAGTAAGCTGCCCTTGGGAGTGGAAGTTGACTCTCCCCGAAAAGCCTTTTTGTCGGCGGCAGTTCTCGGTATTGTCACAGCAGTAGTAAGACCCATTTTAAGCCTCATATTTACAGTACCAAACTTACTTACCTTTGACTTGTTATCCGGCATTTTCACATTTATGATTGCCGTTGTGTGTTTTAGTATCGCCGCTTGGTTAGTCGAGGGGTTTCGCTTACGTTTTGGCATCTGGAGTGCTGTACTGGGGGCTTTTGCCCTGACTATCGTCAACAGCCTCATCTACAAATTGTTAGGCGTGTAA
- a CDS encoding histone deacetylase, with the protein MELPIIYHPDYIAPLPPGHRFPMSKFEKLYELLLAEGVAQTAQFHTPKRPPPELIELVHTSEYVKAYCEGTLEPKAQRRIGLPWSPELVNRTCVAVGGTILTAQMALSQGLACNTAGGTHHAFPSYGSGFCIFNDLAIACRVLQKLGLVQNILIVDLDVHQGDGTAVIFQGDDSVFTFSMHCEVNFPGTKQTSDLDVPLTVGMEDDAYLQTLANYLPDLLSHIQPDLVLYDAGVDPHIGDRLGKLALSDTGIFLREMQVLSTCVAAGYPVACVIGGGYADDMKSLVWRHSLLHRAASQVYHQYRL; encoded by the coding sequence ATGGAATTGCCAATTATTTACCACCCAGATTATATTGCACCATTACCGCCGGGGCATCGCTTCCCGATGTCGAAGTTTGAAAAACTCTATGAATTACTGTTAGCTGAGGGTGTCGCACAAACCGCACAATTTCACACCCCCAAACGCCCACCCCCGGAATTAATCGAGTTGGTGCATACTTCAGAGTACGTGAAGGCTTACTGTGAGGGAACACTAGAACCGAAAGCACAGCGTCGAATTGGTTTACCTTGGAGTCCAGAACTGGTAAATCGTACCTGTGTAGCGGTTGGTGGTACAATACTTACAGCCCAGATGGCACTCAGTCAAGGGTTAGCTTGTAATACGGCTGGTGGTACTCATCATGCTTTTCCTAGTTATGGTTCTGGTTTTTGTATTTTCAATGATTTAGCGATCGCTTGTCGAGTCTTACAAAAATTGGGACTTGTGCAGAATATTCTAATTGTCGATTTGGATGTGCATCAAGGAGATGGTACGGCTGTTATTTTTCAAGGAGATGACAGTGTATTTACTTTTTCTATGCACTGTGAAGTTAATTTTCCGGGTACTAAACAAACCAGTGATTTGGATGTTCCCCTAACGGTGGGTATGGAGGATGATGCTTATTTGCAAACTTTGGCGAATTATTTACCAGATTTGTTATCCCATATTCAGCCTGATTTAGTATTATACGATGCCGGGGTAGATCCTCATATAGGCGATCGCTTGGGAAAATTGGCTTTGAGTGATACGGGGATCTTTCTCCGGGAAATGCAGGTTTTAAGCACCTGTGTGGCTGCTGGTTATCCTGTGGCTTGTGTTATCGGTGGGGGGTACGCTGATGATATGAAGTCTCTGGTTTGGCGACATTCTTTGCTGCATCGCGCGGCTAGTCAGGTTTATCATCAATATAGGTTATGA
- a CDS encoding chromophore lyase CpcT/CpeT, giving the protein MSFSPNLIALGEYLAGKFDNREQALADSAWFVHLHLWHRPVDLFTEDSITLFAEQANIVNLDQPYRQRIMRLMSGGGADAPLQLQYYMLKDPSALRGAGRNPALLKRLTVDQLDLLPGCILTVTQQTIAANSSKFTATQPPNTRCCFTYLNQIVQVALGFEATAAEFNSYDKGIDSDTGKATWGAILGPYRYTKREQY; this is encoded by the coding sequence ATGAGTTTTTCGCCAAATTTAATTGCTTTAGGTGAGTACCTAGCTGGTAAATTCGATAATCGAGAACAAGCTCTAGCAGATTCAGCTTGGTTTGTGCATCTACATCTTTGGCACAGACCAGTTGATCTATTTACAGAAGACAGTATCACCTTGTTTGCCGAGCAAGCTAACATTGTCAACTTAGACCAACCTTATCGCCAGCGAATTATGCGGTTGATGTCGGGGGGCGGCGCTGATGCACCCTTGCAGCTACAATACTATATGCTCAAAGATCCCAGTGCTTTACGTGGTGCAGGTCGTAATCCGGCTTTGCTCAAAAGATTGACGGTGGATCAACTAGATTTACTACCAGGCTGCATCCTCACAGTTACCCAACAAACAATAGCTGCAAATAGCTCTAAATTTACTGCTACTCAACCGCCAAATACTCGTTGCTGCTTTACTTATCTGAACCAGATTGTCCAAGTTGCTTTAGGATTTGAAGCCACAGCAGCAGAATTTAACAGCTACGATAAAGGAATTGACTCCGATACTGGAAAAGCAACCTGGGGAGCAATTTTAGGGCCTTATCGTTACACCAAGCGAGAACAGTATTGA
- the psb29 gene encoding photosystem II biogenesis protein Psp29 has translation MNNVRTVSDTKRAFYSLHTRPINTIYRRVVEELMVEMHLLSVNSGFSYNPIYALGVVTSFDRFMQGYLPEQDQESIFQALCQAVEQEPQRYREDAKRLQALAKDLPVNDLIAWLSQTTHLDRDPDLQAQLQAIAHNSEFKYSRLFAVGLFTLLEQSDPELVKDEKQRTEALKTIAAGLHLSDEKLNKDLELYSSNLEKMAQALVVMADMLSADRKKREQRQQQTTTPVVPPSE, from the coding sequence GTGAATAACGTCCGTACTGTCTCAGATACAAAGCGAGCTTTTTACTCCCTTCACACCCGGCCAATTAACACAATTTATCGTCGGGTGGTAGAAGAGTTGATGGTAGAAATGCATCTACTATCAGTCAATAGCGGTTTTTCCTACAATCCAATTTATGCCTTGGGTGTCGTTACAAGCTTTGACCGCTTTATGCAAGGCTACCTACCAGAACAGGATCAGGAATCGATTTTCCAAGCCTTATGTCAGGCTGTAGAGCAAGAACCGCAACGCTACCGAGAGGATGCTAAACGGCTGCAAGCTTTAGCGAAAGACCTCCCAGTCAATGATTTAATTGCGTGGTTAAGCCAAACCACTCATTTAGATCGAGACCCTGACTTGCAAGCACAACTGCAAGCGATCGCGCACAATTCTGAGTTTAAATACAGCCGCTTATTTGCAGTTGGTTTATTCACCTTGTTAGAACAGTCCGATCCGGAATTAGTCAAGGATGAAAAGCAACGCACTGAGGCCTTAAAAACCATTGCTGCTGGCTTACACCTATCTGATGAAAAACTCAACAAGGATTTGGAGCTATACAGTTCCAATCTGGAAAAGATGGCTCAAGCGCTCGTAGTTATGGCCGATATGCTCTCTGCTGATCGCAAAAAGCGCGAACAGCGTCAACAACAAACAACTACCCCAGTTGTTCCCCCATCTGAATAA
- a CDS encoding Mrp/NBP35 family ATP-binding protein yields the protein MYDVLDSASVLEVLRPVEDPELRKSLVELNMIRNVKIDAGKVSFTLVLTTPACPLREFIVEDCKKAINKLPGVTEVSVDVTAETPQQKSLPDRTGITGVKNILAVSSGKGGVGKSTVAVNVAVALAQTGAKVGLLDADIYGPNDPTMLGLADAEIVVRSTDKGDILEPAFNHGVKLVSMGFLIDRDQPVIWRGPMLNGVIRQFLYQVEWGELDYLIVDMPPGTGDAQLTLTQAVPMSGAVIVTTPQNVALLDSRKGLRMFQQMNVPVLGIVENMSYFIPPDMPDKQYDIFGSGGGSKTATELGVPLLGCIPLEISTRIGGDSGVPIVVADPDSASAKALKAIALNIAGKISVAALT from the coding sequence ATGTACGATGTTCTCGATTCCGCCTCAGTTCTAGAAGTTTTGCGACCAGTGGAAGACCCAGAACTCCGCAAGAGTTTGGTGGAACTGAATATGATTCGCAATGTCAAAATTGACGCTGGTAAGGTTAGCTTCACTTTGGTGTTGACTACACCCGCCTGTCCCTTACGTGAATTTATTGTTGAAGATTGTAAAAAAGCTATTAACAAGCTACCTGGTGTTACAGAGGTAAGCGTAGATGTGACAGCAGAAACACCCCAACAAAAAAGTTTGCCTGACCGGACTGGCATTACTGGGGTGAAAAATATTTTGGCTGTTTCCAGTGGTAAAGGCGGTGTTGGTAAAAGCACCGTAGCGGTCAATGTCGCTGTGGCTTTAGCACAAACAGGGGCGAAAGTGGGATTACTGGATGCTGATATTTACGGTCCCAACGACCCGACTATGCTGGGGCTAGCTGATGCGGAAATTGTGGTGCGTTCCACAGACAAAGGTGATATTCTCGAACCTGCCTTTAATCACGGTGTCAAATTGGTTTCAATGGGCTTTTTGATTGACCGAGATCAGCCCGTGATTTGGCGCGGCCCCATGCTCAATGGTGTAATTCGCCAGTTTCTCTATCAAGTGGAATGGGGAGAACTGGATTATTTAATTGTAGATATGCCACCAGGAACAGGCGATGCTCAATTAACTTTAACCCAAGCAGTACCAATGTCAGGGGCAGTAATTGTAACTACACCCCAAAATGTGGCACTGTTAGATTCACGTAAAGGTTTGCGGATGTTCCAGCAAATGAATGTCCCGGTTTTGGGAATAGTCGAAAATATGAGCTACTTTATTCCCCCGGATATGCCAGATAAGCAGTATGACATCTTCGGTTCTGGTGGTGGTTCCAAAACCGCAACTGAGTTGGGAGTGCCTTTACTGGGGTGCATTCCCCTGGAGATTTCTACCAGAATTGGCGGTGATAGTGGTGTGCCGATAGTTGTTGCTGATCCTGATTCTGCTTCGGCAAAAGCATTAAAGGCGATCGCACTGAATATTGCAGGTAAAATATCAGTTGCCGCACTGACATAA
- a CDS encoding STAS domain-containing protein — protein MIQIEQTTYTTQDDDTVIVLTPAGRLDITTAWQFRLKLQECISKLSHHVVVNLGQVNFIDSSGLTSLVAGMRDADKVKGSFRICNVHSEAKLVFEVTMMDTVFEIFETQEEALEGVPRSIAS, from the coding sequence GTGATTCAAATAGAACAAACAACTTATACAACCCAAGACGACGATACCGTGATTGTCTTAACACCAGCAGGACGCTTAGACATCACCACGGCTTGGCAATTTCGCCTGAAGTTACAGGAATGTATTTCCAAACTCAGTCACCATGTGGTAGTGAATCTCGGTCAGGTAAATTTTATTGATAGTTCTGGTCTCACGTCTTTGGTGGCGGGGATGCGTGATGCTGATAAAGTCAAGGGCAGTTTCCGCATCTGTAATGTACATTCCGAAGCAAAACTTGTGTTTGAAGTAACAATGATGGATACAGTATTTGAAATCTTTGAAACCCAAGAGGAAGCTTTAGAAGGCGTACCTCGGAGTATTGCTAGTTAA
- the rodA gene encoding rod shape-determining protein RodA — protein MLLKRSRPKSRWKSWLKPWQQVDWLLFCLVISLSMFGGLMILSTELTQPVADWFWHWTIAGIGVFIALFLACTRYENLIKWHWVTYALTNISLIAVMIIGTSAKGAQRWITIGDFNVQPSEFAKIGMIITLAAVLHKRTAASINSVFRALAITAIPWALIFLQPDLATSLVFGAIVLGMLYWANANPGWLILLISPIISAILFSISWPFSEPIVLFNTISFGLLGLVWVVAMGILGWITLPWRNFVLNGIGASALNFLGGELGVFAWNHILKEYQKDRLTVFLKPGYDILGVGYHQHQSRIAIGAGEVWGWGLFKGPMTQLNFVPEQHTDFIFSAVGEEFGFVGCLLVLLIFCVICFRLLRIAQTAKDNFGSLLAIGVLSMIVFQLLVNVGMTVGLAPVAGIPLPWMSYGRSAMLTNFIALGLVESVANFRIRKKYYSSSF, from the coding sequence ATGTTGTTAAAACGTTCGCGCCCCAAAAGTCGCTGGAAGTCTTGGCTTAAGCCCTGGCAACAAGTAGATTGGCTACTATTTTGCCTAGTTATTAGTCTCAGTATGTTTGGTGGACTGATGATCCTGAGTACGGAACTAACGCAACCAGTTGCTGACTGGTTCTGGCACTGGACTATCGCTGGGATCGGCGTTTTCATAGCCTTGTTTTTAGCCTGTACCCGGTATGAAAATCTCATTAAATGGCATTGGGTAACATACGCTCTCACCAACATCAGCCTCATTGCCGTGATGATTATTGGCACTAGCGCCAAAGGGGCGCAGCGATGGATTACCATTGGCGACTTCAACGTGCAGCCTTCGGAATTTGCCAAAATTGGGATGATTATCACCTTAGCAGCTGTCTTACACAAGCGCACAGCTGCTAGTATAAACAGTGTGTTCCGGGCTTTAGCAATCACGGCGATTCCTTGGGCATTAATCTTTTTGCAGCCAGATTTAGCAACATCCTTGGTATTTGGTGCCATCGTCTTAGGAATGCTGTACTGGGCAAATGCTAACCCTGGCTGGCTGATTCTGCTGATTTCGCCGATCATTTCTGCCATTCTTTTTAGTATCAGTTGGCCTTTTTCCGAACCAATAGTTTTATTTAATACAATATCTTTCGGACTTTTAGGGTTGGTTTGGGTAGTCGCTATGGGCATTTTGGGTTGGATAACTCTCCCCTGGCGTAATTTTGTCCTCAATGGTATTGGTGCATCGGCGCTCAATTTCTTAGGTGGTGAATTAGGAGTTTTTGCCTGGAACCATATATTGAAGGAGTATCAAAAAGACCGCCTGACTGTATTTCTCAAACCTGGATACGACATTCTCGGCGTTGGGTATCACCAACACCAATCTCGCATTGCTATCGGTGCTGGTGAAGTTTGGGGATGGGGTTTGTTCAAAGGACCAATGACACAATTAAATTTCGTACCCGAACAACATACAGACTTTATTTTCTCCGCAGTGGGTGAAGAATTTGGTTTTGTTGGTTGTTTATTAGTGTTGTTGATCTTCTGCGTAATTTGCTTTCGCCTATTACGTATAGCTCAAACTGCTAAAGATAACTTTGGTTCCTTATTAGCTATTGGTGTTTTATCAATGATTGTGTTTCAGCTACTTGTTAACGTCGGTATGACCGTTGGTTTAGCACCTGTAGCCGGAATTCCCCTACCTTGGATGAGTTACGGACGTTCAGCCATGCTCACCAATTTCATTGCTTTAGGCTTAGTAGAATCGGTAGCAAATTTTCGTATCCGAAAAAAGTATTATTCCTCCAGTTTTTAG
- a CDS encoding AAA domain-containing protein, protein MPTFSNNRNFQDWSYKCVGAVAKDEIIDLLGDQVCLFYVRRQGAGKHQNEEIWQLTIATDRDDFPLPVTLEKQGKTLGLIAAIQEDGRGGLKVLSTRLLQVSRGHADGYSVPFSLRLLPHDKHRLGIPKAALARVEKMPVCGDHIPTEDQLQAWKAFLQVEENIAKARQFCVAFVGNDYGNNTRQITFEVDVNSATLDGSEQNYLKVSSFWERVKRSKNQEVKLSDTVPTGNFTHKIPKFGSIEKVDPKNCLIKVKVERELAEYIATQRYQPPVKGFLFFDAAGDIQQVRRKKEALEQLKHGNTQNPYLGNFLFDASQARRMKKTVELKADDLLLSSANAGQKAAVEKVLAAEDLILIQGPPGTGKTTVIAEICYQIALRGGRTLIASQANLAVDNALSRLVHNPVIRAVRKGRAERVGEEGQPFLEDQVIETWLENTATDCESSLAKRLENVRFLGKLLAELPRFTDYFNLELERNQQQNQLNQEKETLAADCKIQSAIYQEGLTRKNQVESIQLGLDYLLKNAPQINWEAPEVTNCLPYLQPYTENNIVVQDFLTHVQEAIHYTDELGLVRPPYGAFGLAVWLREDVADKIADFKLAFGYAQDAILVMSEVAKAVSAIPQNSQNLNSPEIDEQEFLSLRQILQQTIQGWQNRQREIDYVIAAIKEWKSTAPVVLYQIVKESQQSGQTLTEELVQLPLGLLMFANQLKLTILPKKYQIHLPDWKALDKALIYETEGGFIDRIGKQYHFSYFLEQNFSQIPIVLSASDRTQWRKIYEEFKNYQLLNPHQRSLLLENTQLFLLRMQTVYSKVWELNNLDATLKQVSEDLLTNILTNARQCIARVKTETEQQLESFGQQLIELEKQRTTQAQISATSSQVEAANIKLAQIIEILQLLNQQQNVPDKLRALVTEYLTTQSKIWEHSSEFATQVSAGVSHLSNLESLISSITPFAVLENIKTSLDEQVTIIEQENTLAQKELKKIQAQIKKLDKQPEIQPTEDLILSRNWWENFCQTIPDKFQPADIHPDLFNLEFLLRVKNQFDVWRNQLTEEETYLSRYQDFTKDWIAKVKNPSERDRNDLRRIYLDNANVVGITCVQAANYNFSQEFKAFDVVIIDEVSKCTPPELLIPALKGKKLVLVGDHRQLPPMLDSSTVEEVAQSLGSTKSELQFLEESLFKIQFEAADKSVKQMLNTQYRMHPFIMGAINQFYQGKLECGLLEPDTQRAHNLTGEIIQENHHLVWVKMPREDEFQEERENTSYFNPREIDVIENLCQQFEHTWAAKIANGEPKKEIAVITFYGAQLKRIDERLQPELFPSLEIRTGTVDRFQGMERAVVIVSMVRNNHQGDVGFAKKPERVNVAFSRAQELLVIVGCHDLFTRQGGTVGGMYLEISHTVDSQGGFVDVSRCCG, encoded by the coding sequence ATGCCCACTTTTTCTAACAACCGTAATTTCCAAGACTGGAGCTATAAATGTGTTGGAGCAGTGGCGAAGGATGAGATAATAGATTTATTGGGTGATCAAGTTTGTCTGTTTTATGTGCGTCGTCAAGGTGCAGGAAAACACCAAAATGAGGAAATTTGGCAGTTAACAATCGCAACTGATAGAGATGATTTTCCTTTACCTGTAACGTTGGAAAAGCAAGGTAAAACTTTAGGTTTAATCGCTGCTATTCAAGAAGATGGGCGTGGCGGGTTAAAAGTTTTATCTACTCGTTTATTACAAGTTTCACGGGGACACGCTGATGGTTATTCTGTTCCTTTTTCTTTGCGTCTCCTACCTCATGATAAACATCGTTTAGGTATTCCGAAAGCAGCATTGGCACGTGTGGAAAAGATGCCAGTCTGTGGTGATCATATACCGACTGAAGACCAATTGCAAGCTTGGAAGGCTTTTTTGCAAGTTGAGGAAAATATCGCTAAGGCGCGTCAGTTTTGTGTGGCTTTTGTGGGTAATGATTATGGCAATAATACCAGACAAATTACTTTTGAAGTAGATGTTAATTCGGCTACTCTTGATGGTTCTGAACAAAATTATTTAAAGGTCTCTAGTTTCTGGGAACGGGTGAAACGTTCAAAGAATCAAGAAGTGAAGCTTTCGGATACTGTTCCGACGGGAAATTTTACTCATAAAATTCCTAAGTTTGGTTCAATTGAAAAAGTTGACCCGAAAAATTGTTTAATTAAGGTGAAAGTAGAACGGGAATTAGCTGAATATATCGCTACACAACGTTATCAGCCACCCGTGAAGGGATTTTTATTTTTTGACGCAGCAGGTGATATTCAACAAGTTCGCCGGAAGAAGGAAGCTTTAGAACAATTAAAGCATGGAAATACTCAAAATCCTTATTTGGGTAACTTTTTATTCGACGCTTCCCAAGCTAGACGGATGAAGAAAACTGTGGAACTCAAAGCGGATGATTTGTTATTATCTTCTGCTAATGCTGGACAAAAAGCCGCAGTGGAAAAGGTGTTAGCTGCTGAGGATTTAATTCTGATTCAAGGACCGCCGGGAACTGGGAAAACTACGGTAATTGCTGAAATTTGTTATCAAATAGCTTTGCGGGGTGGGCGGACTCTCATCGCTTCTCAAGCTAATTTAGCTGTGGATAATGCTTTAAGTCGGTTAGTTCACAACCCTGTTATTCGGGCTGTTCGTAAAGGACGCGCTGAGAGAGTCGGGGAGGAAGGACAGCCATTTTTAGAAGACCAAGTTATTGAGACTTGGTTGGAAAATACGGCGACTGACTGTGAAAGTAGTTTGGCTAAACGTCTGGAAAATGTGAGATTTTTGGGAAAATTATTGGCAGAGTTACCACGATTTACAGATTATTTTAACTTAGAATTAGAACGAAATCAGCAACAGAATCAATTAAATCAGGAAAAGGAAACTTTAGCAGCAGACTGTAAAATTCAATCAGCAATTTATCAGGAAGGTTTAACTCGGAAAAATCAGGTAGAATCAATTCAGTTAGGTTTAGATTATCTCCTGAAAAATGCACCGCAGATTAATTGGGAAGCGCCAGAAGTTACAAATTGTCTACCCTATCTTCAGCCTTATACAGAAAATAATATTGTCGTCCAAGATTTTTTAACCCATGTTCAAGAAGCTATTCATTATACTGATGAACTTGGTTTAGTGCGTCCTCCTTATGGTGCTTTTGGTTTAGCTGTTTGGTTGCGTGAAGATGTGGCTGATAAAATTGCTGATTTTAAACTAGCATTCGGTTACGCCCAAGATGCTATTTTAGTCATGTCGGAAGTTGCAAAAGCGGTATCGGCTATTCCCCAAAATTCTCAAAATCTGAATTCACCAGAAATCGATGAACAGGAGTTTCTCAGCCTACGACAAATTTTACAACAAACAATTCAAGGTTGGCAAAATCGTCAACGGGAAATTGATTATGTAATTGCAGCTATTAAGGAATGGAAATCTACTGCACCTGTGGTATTATATCAAATAGTTAAGGAATCTCAGCAATCAGGACAAACATTAACGGAAGAGTTGGTACAATTGCCACTGGGTTTGTTGATGTTTGCTAATCAATTAAAGTTGACTATATTACCTAAAAAATATCAAATACATTTACCAGACTGGAAAGCTTTAGACAAGGCTTTGATATATGAGACAGAAGGCGGCTTTATTGATAGAATCGGTAAACAATATCATTTCAGTTACTTTTTAGAGCAAAATTTTAGTCAAATTCCTATTGTGCTATCGGCGAGCGATCGCACTCAATGGCGTAAAATATATGAAGAGTTCAAAAATTATCAACTCCTCAACCCACATCAGCGCTCATTACTGCTGGAAAATACTCAGTTGTTTTTGCTGAGAATGCAAACAGTATATAGTAAAGTCTGGGAGTTAAATAATCTCGACGCGACTTTGAAACAAGTTAGTGAAGACTTACTCACCAACATCCTCACAAATGCGCGTCAATGTATCGCACGAGTTAAGACTGAAACTGAACAACAGCTTGAGTCTTTCGGGCAGCAATTAATTGAACTTGAAAAACAGAGAACGACTCAAGCACAAATATCTGCTACGTCTTCTCAAGTCGAAGCAGCAAATATCAAGCTAGCACAGATTATCGAGATTTTGCAATTACTGAACCAGCAGCAAAATGTCCCGGATAAATTACGGGCTTTAGTTACAGAGTATCTGACAACGCAATCAAAAATTTGGGAACATTCTTCAGAATTTGCAACTCAGGTAAGTGCTGGGGTATCTCATCTTAGCAATTTGGAAAGTTTAATTTCATCAATTACACCTTTCGCAGTCTTAGAAAATATCAAAACGTCTTTAGATGAGCAAGTCACAATTATAGAACAAGAAAATACACTTGCTCAAAAAGAACTCAAGAAAATCCAAGCCCAAATCAAGAAATTAGATAAGCAACCAGAGATACAGCCAACGGAAGATTTAATTTTATCAAGAAATTGGTGGGAAAATTTCTGCCAAACCATACCTGATAAATTTCAGCCAGCAGATATCCATCCAGATTTATTTAACCTGGAATTTTTACTCAGGGTAAAAAACCAGTTTGATGTTTGGCGAAATCAACTCACGGAAGAGGAAACTTATCTCAGCCGATATCAGGATTTTACCAAAGATTGGATTGCCAAAGTTAAAAATCCCTCCGAGCGCGATCGCAACGATTTAAGACGCATTTATTTAGATAACGCCAACGTCGTCGGTATCACTTGCGTACAAGCTGCAAATTACAACTTTTCCCAAGAATTTAAAGCCTTTGATGTCGTTATCATCGATGAAGTTAGTAAATGTACTCCACCAGAGTTACTTATCCCCGCTTTAAAAGGCAAAAAATTAGTCTTAGTAGGCGACCATCGACAATTACCACCTATGCTTGATAGTAGCACAGTGGAAGAAGTGGCGCAATCACTGGGAAGTACAAAATCCGAACTGCAATTTTTAGAAGAATCGTTATTTAAAATTCAGTTTGAAGCTGCGGATAAAAGCGTCAAACAAATGCTGAATACACAATATAGAATGCACCCCTTTATTATGGGGGCGATTAATCAGTTCTATCAGGGTAAACTAGAATGTGGACTTTTGGAACCTGACACCCAACGCGCCCATAATTTAACAGGTGAAATTATCCAAGAAAATCACCATCTTGTTTGGGTAAAAATGCCCAGAGAAGATGAATTTCAAGAAGAACGGGAAAATACTTCTTATTTTAATCCTCGTGAAATTGATGTCATTGAAAACCTCTGTCAGCAATTTGAGCATACTTGGGCTGCTAAAATTGCCAATGGGGAACCCAAAAAGGAAATTGCCGTAATTACATTTTATGGCGCACAATTGAAAAGAATTGACGAACGTTTACAACCTGAACTTTTTCCTTCCTTGGAAATTCGCACGGGTACTGTTGATAGATTTCAGGGAATGGAACGCGCTGTGGTCATAGTAAGTATGGTGCGAAATAATCATCAAGGCGATGTCGGTTTTGCCAAAAAACCAGAACGAGTAAATGTGGCGTTTTCTCGCGCCCAAGAATTACTGGTAATTGTCGGTTGTCACGATTTATTTACCCGCCAAGGGGGAACAGTTGGAGGTATGTATTTAGAAATTTCTCATACTGTAGATAGTCAAGGAGGTTTCGTTGATGTTTCTCGCTGCTGCGGCTAA